Within Anaerolineae bacterium, the genomic segment GGGGACAGAACTGGTTTTTAGCCCATTTTACCATCCTGAAAGTAATGGCTTTGTCGAACGCTTCCACCAGGATTATAACCAACACGTCTGGGCTAAAACCAATCTGGCCAATCAGGCCGATGTCCAAAACCATGCCGACACCTTCTTCAACGCTTATCGGCATAGCCCCCATCATTCTGCCTTGCAAGGTCAGTGTCCGGCTGAGGTTCATCTGCGCTCAACTCAACCCAAACTCGCGCCTGATTTTCAACTCGCTCCGGACAAATTACCGTTGACCGCAGGACGGGTACACTTTATCCGCCAGGTCGCCCCGAATAAAACCATCTCCGTACTCAATATGACCTGGCCCGTACTGACCGCACAACCCCGACGTTTGGGTCACGCTGGATTTACAGACCAACGAAGCGACCTTGCGTGTCTACGACTACGCTCCAGATGTATCAACTCGACAGTGCTTGGTCGAACATCCTTTCTCCCTCAAGGAGCCTGTCCTACCTCGCCCAGTCGAACCACGTCCCACTACGGTAGCCGATTTGTTGGTCGCCCTTGTGGTGGGCACAGTAACACGCCCTGGCTCAGACCAGAGCTTTCCTTGCCACGATGTTCTGATGATTATTCGTTTGTTAAGGTTCTATCTTTTTGCTACGATGTCTTGATTACTGACAGCTATATGCTGAAGCCTGCGGTAAAATACAACCAAATTCTATGCATAAAAGGTATCATTGAAATGACTTCACAACTCCCCTCCATCGCCGATGTTCCCATTCCCGAGACTATCCCGGAGGATTCTCACTGGTGGTTGTGGTCACAATCGACATGCCGGGTTGATTTTGAGCGCCAAGTTAGCGCTTAAAATTAACCGCCCCACCAGCAAAAAACCGGCCTAACCGACCGGCTTTTTTTATTTCCACAAACCAGGTTTAGCAACCGCCCCTTTTATGGCAAATGACACTCAAAAAGAAGCAAGTTAGCCAAACTCAACTTGATACCGGATTATACATAACACTGTGTACTAGAGGCACAATTCCTTTTTCAATTGTCTATTGGCAAATTTTGTAAATAATCTTGCATCAATGGCCACAATTGTTGATATTTTTGAAAACGCCGGGCATAGCGTTGGTGCATTGACAAATCCGGCTCAAATGTGCGATCCAGCCGCACCATAGCCTCAACCCCCTCTTGATAAGAGGCAAATGCGCCGCTGCCCACCCCGGCAATAATGGCGGCCCCCAGCGCACCTGCCTCGGTATTTTCTGGCCGGATCACGGGCCGGCCCATGATATCGGCCACGGTTTGCACCCACCGATCAGACCGCGCCCCGCCTCCGGTGGCCCGGTATTCTTGAATTTTGATTCCTGTCGGGGGGAGCGAATCAACAATTTCTTTTAGATAGAATGAGGCGCCTTCGATGATGCCTTTCAGAATATCGCCGCGTGTTGTATCCAGTTGCAGCCCCACCATCACACCCCGGCTGTCAGTGATGAACTCAGGGGGGCCTGTAGGAGAGAAGTGGGGGAGTACCATAATGGGGCTGGGACCGGGGGGTATTTCGGTAAAGAGGGTATCGTAAATATTGGCGCCGGACTGCCGGGCATGCCGATATTCAGCGGCTGCAAATGTGTCCCGAAACCATTTTACAAGAATACCGCCCTGGTTGTAAATAAAACTGGCAAACAAGCCGGGTACCGCGTGATGTTCGGTGTTAAGCCCTCGCGCCAGCATAATCTCCGGCTTGCGGCGCTGCCTGAATGCAGGCGTAATGCAAAAAAAAGTGCCCATACCATACACGGCGAGACCGGCTTCGACAACGCCGCAGCCAACAGCATTGGCGCACTGGTCGTGCGCGCCGGACACAAGCACTGCCCTGGCCGAGATACCCAATTCCGCTGCCATATCCTGGGAAATTGAACCAATCACTGCGCCCGACGGGACTGTTGCGGGTAACTTGGTCCGATCCAGTTCGGCCCAGGCCAATAACTCATCAGACCAGGTTTCTTTATCCACATCAAACAGCAGGGTGCGATTGGCCAGCGAAAAATCAACCGCCGGCTGCGCTCCCAGCATAAACAAAACAAAACTGCCCCACAAAAGAAATTGGTCTGTACGTTGATAGAGGTCGGGCTGGCGCGTTTGCAGCCATTTTAGCCGGGTCAGGCTGTAGTTGTTGCCCAATGAATTTCCGTTTAGCGCATAGAGCCGTTCTTCAGGCAGCGTATCGGCCAGATGTTGAAGATAGGCTTCTCCACGTCGATCAAAACTTGGCACAATAGAAGGCCCAAGGATTTGACGATCATATGTAACCGGAACCATCGCCTCGCCCAGTGACGAAACAGAAATCGCGCGAATGGGGTCGGATTTGGCAATTGAGGCCACCCGGCGAATGGTTTGCCGCGTTTTCTGCCACACGCCGGCAGCATCCAGTTCGGCCCATCCCGGCGAGGTGCGCACTATATCATATTCCTCATAGGCCTGGGCCAATAGTTGCCCTTTTTCAGAGTAAGCAACGGCTTTAACCCCGGTTGTACCCACGTCAATCCCTAACAAACTCATGATGGATTCTCCTCAATCAATTCTCCAATAGCCTTTCGTCTCGTGCCGGAAATAGAAAAGTAATCTCGCAGAAGCCACGAAGTTCGCTGGCAGGTGGCTTTTTGCGCCTGCAAGGTGTTGCCGGTTGTTTGTAAAGCTTGCTCATACACCTGACGAATCTCAGTACCGATGTTTACCTTGGCTATTCCATGTTTGATTGCCTCAAGTAAATAAGATCGCTGTACCCCTGAACCACCGTGCAATACCAACGGAATACCTGTGGCTTTATAAATTTTTTGAATGTGTTTGATGTCAAGCCTTGCTTCTATTTTTTTCTGATCTTTCAAAACCCCCGAGATAGCGCCGTGAATATTGCCAACCGCAGCCGATAGCCAATCGCAGCCGGATTCTGCTACAAAACGTCGCGATTCCTCAATATCTGTAAACCCCCGTCCGGAAGCAAATAATTCTTCGTAGGGTGGAGGCGGGCCGGCCTCGTGGCCTAAAACAGCGCCCAACTCGGCTTCGCAGGGTATCCCGGCGGCATGGGCCAATTGAGCAACTTGCCGGGTTGCCTCAATATTCTCCTCCAAACTCAAACGAGAACCATCAATCATGACCGATTGATACTCCAGATCAATGGCTTCTTTA encodes:
- a CDS encoding DDE-type integrase/transposase/recombinase encodes the protein MTRPKVCAGEEVVHYPHLQPSQPGQLCQVDIVPHYLSGGQAIACFNAIDVVSRYPAGQSFTRRRAQDAAKFLIYVWQIIGRSQYTQMDNEGCFSGGFTHPGVLGVVVRLALAVGTELVFSPFYHPESNGFVERFHQDYNQHVWAKTNLANQADVQNHADTFFNAYRHSPHHSALQGQCPAEVHLRSTQPKLAPDFQLAPDKLPLTAGRVHFIRQVAPNKTISVLNMTWPVLTAQPRRLGHAGFTDQRSDLACLRLRSRCINSTVLGRTSFLPQGACPTSPSRTTSHYGSRFVGRPCGGHSNTPWLRPELSLPRCSDDYSFVKVLSFCYDVLITDSYMLKPAVKYNQILCIKGIIEMTSQLPSIADVPIPETIPEDSHWWLWSQSTCRVDFERQVSA
- a CDS encoding class II fructose-bisphosphate aldolase yields the protein MSLNTADIMHNACRAGLVVPAFNIPYLPMMEPVIQALVDEDVFGLIEVARLEWIKFEARSLGDVAKEFARLAQPGYTRLHLDHVPVIDEDNRRVDYLSIIKEAIDLEYQSVMIDGSRLSLEENIEATRQVAQLAHAAGIPCEAELGAVLGHEAGPPPPYEELFASGRGFTDIEESRRFVAESGCDWLSAAVGNIHGAISGVLKDQKKIEARLDIKHIQKIYKATGIPLVLHGGSGVQRSYLLEAIKHGIAKVNIGTEIRQVYEQALQTTGNTLQAQKATCQRTSWLLRDYFSISGTRRKAIGELIEENPS